In the genome of Dermacentor variabilis isolate Ectoservices chromosome 5, ASM5094787v1, whole genome shotgun sequence, one region contains:
- the LOC142582605 gene encoding uncharacterized protein LOC142582605, producing the protein MAYLPPSQEQTTMHVFIHGVQKEVRLVYKPDGSPLEDANANGYIYEASDGQRLTLRFVAEDSQAENIPPVTRPPTPACASDGFDGVGPGAFPTASASAEEAAEIWSTRKTKFFISKYTEMKDLVGKSRELRTRKLLWVKLTELINKEFMCNMTSTQIENKWKSLDRAYKRSKKENSSSGHHRVTCEYEEQLSEILEKEHSINPRLLLEPGKAIVPSGCSGTSTTEASAELLPVPVEDRLSATIDDSPASKRKRHSKSQLTPLLEVLEKMGQAREKQAEARAEEQKERKKWEEERAKRHADRMERFDRLLDLIAKQQGSQQGE; encoded by the exons ATGGCGTACTTGCCGCCGAGCCAAGAGCAGACGACGATGCATGTTTTCATCCACGGCGTCCAGAAAGAAGTTAGGCTTGTCTACAAGCCCGACGGCTCACCACTGGAGGACGCAAACGCAAATGGATATATATACGAGGCATCAG ACGGGCAGCGCTTGACACTCCGGTTCGTGGCCGAAGATTCACAGGCTGAAAATATTCCTCCTGTAACACGACCACCGACACCGGCCTGCGCCAGTGACGGCTTCGATGGAGTGGGGCCAGGCGCCTTTCCAACGGCATCCGCGTCCGCTGAAGAAGCAGCGGAGATATGGAGTACTCGCAAAACCAAGTTCTTCATCTCCAAGTACACGGAGATGAAGGACTTGGTTGGAAAGAGCAGAGAACTCCG CACAAGAAAGCTTCTGTGGGTGAAACTCACAGAGCTGATCAACAAGGAATTTATGTGCAATATGACCAGCACACAGATTGAAAATAAGTGGAAGTCGCTTGATCGAGCATATAAGAGGAGCAAGAAGGAGAACAGTTCATCTGGTCACCACCGCGTGACCTGCGAATATGAAGA ACAACTGTCGGAGATACTTGAAAAGGAACACAGTATCAACCCAAGATTGCTTTTGGAGCCTGGAAAGGCAATCGTCCCCAGCGGATGCTCAGG GACAAGCACCACAGAAGCATCCGCCGAGCTTTTGCCTGTGCCAGTCGAGGACAGACTGTCTGCAACAATTGACGACAGCCCGGCCTCTAAAAGGAAACGCCACAGCAAGTCACAGCTTACTCCCCTTTTGGAGGTGCTGGAAAAAATGGGGCAAGCAAGAGAGAAGCAAGCCGAAGCGAGAGCtgaggaacaaaaagaaagaaaaaagtgggaGGAAGAGCGGGCAAAGCGGCATGCAGACCGCATGGAGAGATTTGATCGCCTGCTAGACTTGATTGCAAAGCAACAAGGGTCACAACAGGGAGAATAA